The region CACACGCAAAACGTTGCCCGGCCTGCGCACCGCGCTTAAATACGCGGTACTGTGCGGCGGCGGTAGCAACCACCGCCTCGGCCTGTCGGATGCGTTTCTGATCAAGGAAAACCACATTATCGCCGCCGGCTCCATCAAACAGGCTGTCGAGCAAGCCTTCCAGTTGCGCAGTGATGTGCCGGTAGAAGTCGAAGTGGAAACGCTGGATGAACTGCAACAAGCGCTGGACGCCGGTGCGGATATCATCATGCTGGACAATTTCACGCTGGAAGGTATTCGTGAAGCGGTAACCCTGACGCATGGCCGTGCGCTGCTGGAGGTTTCCGGTAATGTGACGCTGCAAACGCTGCCGGATTACGCCTCCACCGGCGTTGACTATATCTCGGTAGGCGCGCTGACCAAACATGTGCAGGCGCTCGATCTGTCGATGCGTTTCAGTTAGCTCTTTTCGTTCCATCACAGCTCTACTCCATCAGCCCGGCGTCTCCGGGTTGGTGGTTATCCTGCTTCCTACTTTGTCTTTTCGCTAACGTCTCTTTCGCTTCACACCATCATTCTGCGAGCGCGCGCGCCTGTTTTCTGCAACCACTAATCGTTGCACTTCCGTTTTTCGTAGCGGATTCCTGATTGAAAACGCGGCCGTCGCCGGCCAGAACGCTTGTCGTTATCCTGCCGCCACCAGCCACACCAGGGAACCAATAACATGACACAACAAGGATTTTCACTTATTGAACTGATGGTGGTCATCGTCATCATCGCCATCCTTAGCGCGCTGGGAATTCCGGCGTATCAGGGCTATCTGCAGAAAGCCGCCATGACCGACATGCTGCAAACCATGAGCGCCTATAAAACTGCCGTGGATCTCTGCAGCCTCAGTAACGCGGGTCTGGAAGGATGCAGCGCGGGCAGCCAGGGTATCCCAACGCCAACCACGTCGCGTTATGTCAGCGCGGTCACGGTCAATCAGGGCATCATTACCCTGACCGGCCAATCGACCCTGCAAGGGCTAAGCGTCGTCATGACGCCCACGCTGGATGCTCAGAACGGCGCCTCCCGCTGGACGAGAGCCTGCCAGAACGGCGCCAACGCAGATAGCCTGCGTCAGGCATGTGAAGACGTCTTTCGTTTTGACGCTACAGGCGGATGATGATCATGACTCACAACGCGTTACAGCATGAATTGCAATTGCTTTGTCGGCGCTACCACGCCCTGCTGCTGGATATGGATGAGCAGGTGGTCTCCATCGCCGTGGCCGGCCTGGTGGCGGAAGAACTGGTTGCCGCGCTGCGTTTCGCCAGCCACCGGCGAGTTCTGGTCGAGCAATGGCCCACCGCGCGGCTGGAACAACAGCTTACGTCGCCACAGGCAGAAGAAACCATCGCGCCTTATCAGGCCGATGCAACAGCGTTCGACGAATCCGATGACGCGCCGGTGGTCCAGTTCATCAATCAGACGCTGAAATTGGCGATCCAGCGGCGCGCGTCTGATATCCATTTCGAGCCGTTGCCTGCCGGTTACCGCGTCAGGTTACGTATTGACGGGGTCTTGCATGAAACCTTGCCCGCACCGGATTCACTGGCCGGGCGACTGATTGCCCGGCTCAAAATCATGGGAAAACTCAATATCGCCGAGCGACGTTTGCCGCAGGACGGCCAGTTCAGCCTGCGGCTGGATCAATACGCCTACTCGCTACGCATCGCCACGTTGCCGGTTCAGGGCGGCGAGAAAGTGGTGCTGAGAGTCCTGCAAACACAACAGCAGGCTTTGGAACTGGATGCACTGGGCCTGACTGCCCGCGCGTTGCAGCAATTCAAACGGACGCTGAGTTTGCCACAAGGGCTAATTCTGGTTACAGGCCCTACCGGCAGCGGCAAGACGTTCACACTGTACAGCGCCATCCGCTGGCTGAATGACGTTAGCCGCAATATTTGCAGCGTGGAGGACCCTGTTGAAATTCCGCTGGCCGGCATCAATCAGACCGCCGTTCATGCCCAAAGTCAGCTGGATTTCGCCCGGGTACTGCGCGCCCTGCTGCGTCAGGATCCGGACGTGATCATGATTGGCGAAATCCGCGATGCCGAAACCGCAGAGATTGCCGTCAAAGCGGCGCAAACCGGCCATCTGGTGCTGTCTACCCTGCATACCAATTCCGCCGCCGACACGCTGGTCCGTCTGGGGCATCTGGGGATTCCCGGTTATCTGCTGGCTGCCGCGCTCAAGCTGGTGATAGCCCAGCGGCTGGTCAGGCGATTGTGCCCGCATTGCCGCCGGCTAACCGAGGATGCCATAACCTTGCCCGATAATCTGTGGCAAGGCCCGTTACGGCAATGGCGAGCAACCGGGTGCGAGCACTGTTTTTCCGGTTACTATGGTCGGGCGGCGCTTTACGAGCTGCTGCCAGTCACGCCAGCGCTTCAGCAGGCGTTGTCCAGTTCCACATTGTCCGGTTCCACATCATGGTCCGACAGTGGCCAGCCACGGCCCCAGCAACGGGAAACCGGACTGCTATCCGCCGGGCTGTCGCTGGTTCACGAAGGCATCACCTCGCTGGAGGAAATCTATCGGGTAGTGGGCGACCGCATTGAATAAGGGCGAATAATGGCAGTACAGAAACTCTATTACTGGCAAGCGCTTCGCAACGATGGTGAATTCTGTGCCGGTGAACGCATCGGTACTAGCCGGGATGAGATTTACCAGTATCTGCTGGAGCTCGGCTACCAGCCTTTGCGCCTCAAAACCGGGCAATACCTGACGCCGCGTTACTGGCGCGGCCCTCAGCTATCGATCATCATCCGGCAACTGGCGACATTGCTGCAGGCTGGATTGCCGTTACTGGATGCGTTAGACCTGCTCGGCCGTCAGCACGAAAAAGCGGGCTGGCGCTGCCTGTTGCAGGAGATTCGCCTGCAGGTGGCGCAGGGGCGCGCGTTATCAGAAGTATTCGCTGACCATCCCACCGTCTTTCCAGCGATGTGCAGTTCACTGGTGGCCGTCGGCGAACTGACCGGGAAATTGGATGACTGTTGCGCCCGACTGGCAAACTATCAGGAAAACCAGCGTCAACTAGCCGGGAAGGTGATCAAGGCCCTGCGCTATCCGGCCTTTGTGATTGTAGTAGGACTACTGGTCGCCCTGCTGATGCTAACGCTGGTATTACCGGAATTCGCCGGGTTGTACGCCTCCTTTGATGCGCCGCTCCCCTGGCTGACCCGCATGATGCTGGGATTATCGGATGCGCTGAGTCGTCACGGTACGCTGCTCATTATCCTTCCGGTAGTAATATTGCTGGGCTACCGGCAGATACGCCGGCAAAAAGTGGAGTGGCAAAAACGGGAGCAACGGCTACTGTTGAAGCTGCCGCTGCTATCCACCCTGGTACGAAGCCATTGCCTGAGCCAAATCTTTCATACTCTGGCGATGACACAGCAGGCGGGATTAACGCTGCCTTCCGGCCTGAGTGCCGCCGCGACGCTGAATAACCCGGTTTATCGGCAATCGCTCGCTGAGATTAAAAGCCAGCTTGAACAGGGTATTCCGCTCGGGCAAGCGATCCATGATGATCCGTTGCTCTATCCTGCCCCTTGCCATCAACTCATCAGTGTCGGGGAAGAAACCGGCGCACTGGATCAATTGTTTGCCCGGCTGGCAGGCTGGTATGAGAATCATACCCGGCAATTTGCAGACACACTGACGCAAACGCTGGAACCACTGTTACTGGTCATCGTCGGTGGACTGGTGGGAACGCTGGTCATCGCCATGTATCTGCCGATTTTCCAGTTAGGGAATGTACTGGCAGGCGCCTGAGCTCGCCAGTACATGTACCATGTCATACTTCAAGTACCCGTCACGCTTCAGGTACCCGTCAGACTTCACGTTGCGGTGCGTTGGCTTTCCTGTAACGCGAACATTTGGGGTATATCAGCCGGGAATCAGCCGCTAAATACCTGATTTTCCTGCTCGACAACCCGAATGAAGGTCGTACGCTTGGTCAGTTCCTTCAGGCGTGATGCGCCCACGTAAGTACAGGCAGAGCGCAACCCGCCGAGAATATCGCGCACGGTATGTTCTACCGGGCCGCGCAATGGCAGACGTACCGTCTTGCCTTCCGCTGCGCGGTATTCGGCAACGCCGCCGACATGCCGTTCCATCGCTGAGGCGGAACTCATGCCGTAAAACATCATCATTTTCCGGCCGTCTTCTTCAATAATATCGCCGCCGCATTCTTCGTGTGCCGCCAGCAATCCACCCAGCATCACGAAATCGGCGCCGCCGCCAAAAGCCTTGGCCACATCGCCCGGCACGGTACAGCCGCCATCACTGACAATCTGCCCACCCAGACCGTGTGCCGCATCGGCGCACTCGATCACCGCCGACAGTTGCGGATAACCAACGCCGGTTTTCACCCGCGTAGTGCAAACCGAACCGGGACCGATACCTACCTTAACAATATCCGCCCCTGACAATAGCAGCTCTTCCACCATTTCTCCGGTCACCACGTTGCCGGCGCAAATCACCTTATCAGGAAAGACTTCACGTGCTTTCTGTACAAAGTTGACGAAATGTTCCGAATAGCCGTTAGCCACATCAATACAGATAAATTTCAGATCCGGCGATAACGCCAGAATCTGCCGCATGTTCTCGAAATCACCGTCAGACGTGCCGCTCGATACCATCACATGGCGTAATACGGCAGCAGGCGTACTGCCGACAAACTGTCGCCACTCGGCCACCGAATAGTGCTTGTGTACCGCAGTCAACAGCTCAAACGACGCCAGTACCCGCGCCACCTGGAACGTACCCACCGTGTCCATGTTGGCAGCAATGATAGGCACGCCAGACCAGTCGCAGCCAGCGTGCAGAAAGGTAAACTCACGCGTCAGTTCAACGTCTGCACGGCTTTTCAACGTGGAACGCTTGGGGCGGATGAGCACATCTTTAAAACCCAGCTTGATATCTTCTTCAATACGCATGGTAAACAACCTGATGAAGTGAGAATAATGAGTCAGGGAAGGAACCGGCAATAGTACGTCGATTCATAATGATCATACGCCCGAATAATCCGGCGGCAAGACTGCGATTTTCCCTCGATTTGGGCTAGAATCCGGTAAATTTACCCAGCCATTTCCAGTTGATTACTATGGCATACATCGTTGCGCTGACAGGCGGTATCGGCAGCGGAAAAAGTACGGTTGCTCAGGGCTTTGCAACACTAGGCGCCACCATTGTCGATGCGGACGTAATCGCCCGCCAGGTCGTTGCTCCCGGGCAGCCCGCTCTGACAGCCATTGTTGAGTATTTTGGCCTGGAGATATTACAGCCGGACGGCGCGCTAAACCGAAGCGCCCTGCGAGAACGCATTTTTTCCAGCCCGGAGGACAAACGCTGGCTCAACGCTCTGCTGCATCCGCTGATCCAGCAGGAGACCCGGCGTCAGTTAGCGGCCGTTACCACTCCCTATGCGTTATGGGTGGTTCCCCTGTTGGTGGAAAATCAGCTTCAAGGGCAGGCGCAGCGCATTCTGGTGGTGGATATCCCCCTGGAGACGCAATTGCAACGCACCATGGCTCGGGATGGCGTTTCCCGTGCTCAGGCGCAAAACATTCTGGCGTCGCAGGCCAACCGTAAACAGCGGTTGGCCTGCGCTGATGATATTATCGATAATAATAGCAATCCGAGCGTACTCGCTCCGCGGATTGCCGCTCTGCATCAGCATTATCTGATGCTGGCCGCATCCGCAACCGACAGGACGACCCATAATGAGTGACGTTTCCTCGACAGTTCTTTTTGAATATCCGCTGAATGAAAAAATGCGTACCTGGCTACGCCTGGAATTTTTGCTGCAACAGATGTACGACAACCACGCGTTGAAGGATATTGGCGTTGCCCTGACCTTCTTCCGCGCGGTGGCGGAATTGCTGGATATTCTCGAACGCGGGGACGCCCGCCCCGACCTGCTGAAAGAGCTGGAACGCCAGCAACAGAAACTGGCGCAATGGGGCGAGTTGCCGGAAGCAGACATTGAGCGTATTAACACGCTGCGTCAGAAGCTACGAAACCTGTCGGGTGAACTGATTGCGGCTCCGCGCATGGGGCAGGGATTACGCGAAGATAAGTTAATCGGCATGGTGCGGCAGCGCCTGAGCCTGCCGGGCGGGTGCTGTAGTTTCGACTTACCCACATTGCATATCTGGTTGCACCAGTTACCGGAGCAAAAACAGCGGCAAACCAACATCTGGCTGGATAGCGTGTCGCCACTGAAGCGGTCGCTCGACAGCATACTGGAGCTGATCCGCCATGCGGGCGCCTTCAGGGAACAAATCAGCCTCAATGGTTTCTATCAGGATAATGCGACCGATACTGACCTGCTGCGTTTGCGAATTGCCCTTGAACACCAAATCTATCCGCAAATATCTGGCCACAAGACTCGCTATGCCATCCGCTTCCTGCCGTTGGATAGCGATGGACAAACGCCCGCGCGGCTGGCATTTGAACTGGCTTGTTGCTAAGAGAGCCCTGTTTTTTTGGAGATGAACGTACCGTGGATAACGAGATGACCGTTGTAAATTGCCCTACCTGCGCCAAACCGGTGGAATGGAGCGAAAGTAGTCCTTATCGGCCGTTTTGCAGCAAACGTTGCCAGTTGATCGATTTGGGGGAATGGGCCGACGAGGAAAAACGCATTCCCAGCGAGGACGATGTATCCGACAGCGACACCTGGAGCGAAGCACAGCACTAATCCGGTACTCGCTTACCGCCATTTCGCACCGCGATTCATGCCGGCGCCAACGCATGAATCGCCGGCAGAGATTTAGGCGATGTCCGCTTTAAGACGGCGAATCATCTCGGCGTTGGCGGGCGGGAATTCCTGCTCATCCAGTTCATCAGCGGTCAGCCAGCGCGAGGGTTGGCCTTCACGACCATACGGCTCGCCGCGCCATTGCTCCACCAGGAAGAAGTACAGCGTAATCAGGCGTTCGCCTGCCGAAAACGTTTTGCTGTCCAGCGGCTTTGGATTGATCACCTCAATCCCCGCTTCCTCGTGCAGTTCCCGCACCAGCGCCTGCTCCGGCGTTTCGCCTTCTTCGACCTTGCCGCCGGGAAACTCCCATTTACCGGCCATGTGCACCCCGGCCGGGCGACAGGCGATGAAGAACTCTTGCTGCGGGTTCCGGATAATCCCCACCGCCACAGATAAAGTTTTTTGCATCATTATCCTTTCAACCAGTGAAAAGGCGGTCAATGACCGCCTTTTATTTGATGTATCGCTACGTTACCGGCCTTATTTCTGCAGGCGACCGTGGCACTGCTTGTATTTTTTGCCAGAGCCGCACGGGCACGGGTCATTACGACCGATCTTGCGATCGGCATAAGGTGAATCGGTAGCCGCTTCATCCTGATGGCTCAATTGCTGCTGACGGGCCAGACGCTCGGCTTCTTCACGGCGCTGCTGTTCCAGCGCTTCGACTTCTTCCGGCATCCGCACCTGAACCTTACTCAGGGTGCTGATCACTTCATACTTGAGGCCTTCCAGCATAGCAGCAAACATTGCGAACGACTCGCGCTTATATTCCTGCTTCGGGTCTTTCTGCGCATACCCGCGCAGATGAATCCCCTGACGTAAATAGTCCATCGCCGCCAGATGTTCTTTCCACAGCGAATCCAGCGTTTGCAGCATCACGCCTTTCTCGAAGTTGCGCATAACATCGCTGCCGACCACCTCTTCTTTACGGCCATACACTTCCAACGCCTGCGTGTAGATACGTTCCCGCAGCGTTTCTTCGTGCAGATCCGGCTCCTTGTCCAGCCATTCGGCGATCGGCAGTTCGAGGTCAAAGTCATTCTTCAGGCGCTGCTCCAGTCCCGAAATGTCCCACATTTCCTCCAGCGACTGGGGCGGGATATGGGCATCAATGGTGACCTTGAACACGTCTTCACGAATACTGTTGATGGTTTCGCTGATATCAGATGCATCCAGCAGCTCGTTGCGCTGGGTATAGATAGCGCGACGCTGGTCATTGGCCACATCATCATACTCAAGCAGTTGCTTACGGATATCGAAGTTGCGGTTTTCCACCTTGCGTTGCGCATTGGCGATCGCCTTGGTCACCCACGGATGCTCAATCGCTTCGCCTTCCTTCATCCCCAGTTTACGCATCATGTTGGAAACGCGATCCGACGCAAAAATACGCATCAACGCATCTTCCATCGACAGATAGAAACGGGAAGAACCCGCGTCCCCCTGACGGCCGGAACGGCCACGCAGCTGGTTGTCGATACG is a window of Dickeya solani IPO 2222 DNA encoding:
- the ppdD gene encoding prepilin peptidase-dependent pilin; its protein translation is MTQQGFSLIELMVVIVIIAILSALGIPAYQGYLQKAAMTDMLQTMSAYKTAVDLCSLSNAGLEGCSAGSQGIPTPTTSRYVSAVTVNQGIITLTGQSTLQGLSVVMTPTLDAQNGASRWTRACQNGANADSLRQACEDVFRFDATGG
- the yacG gene encoding DNA gyrase inhibitor YacG, whose protein sequence is MTVVNCPTCAKPVEWSESSPYRPFCSKRCQLIDLGEWADEEKRIPSEDDVSDSDTWSEAQH
- a CDS encoding GMP reductase; translated protein: MRIEEDIKLGFKDVLIRPKRSTLKSRADVELTREFTFLHAGCDWSGVPIIAANMDTVGTFQVARVLASFELLTAVHKHYSVAEWRQFVGSTPAAVLRHVMVSSGTSDGDFENMRQILALSPDLKFICIDVANGYSEHFVNFVQKAREVFPDKVICAGNVVTGEMVEELLLSGADIVKVGIGPGSVCTTRVKTGVGYPQLSAVIECADAAHGLGGQIVSDGGCTVPGDVAKAFGGGADFVMLGGLLAAHEECGGDIIEEDGRKMMMFYGMSSASAMERHVGGVAEYRAAEGKTVRLPLRGPVEHTVRDILGGLRSACTYVGASRLKELTKRTTFIRVVEQENQVFSG
- the gspE gene encoding type II secretion system protein GspE, translated to MTHNALQHELQLLCRRYHALLLDMDEQVVSIAVAGLVAEELVAALRFASHRRVLVEQWPTARLEQQLTSPQAEETIAPYQADATAFDESDDAPVVQFINQTLKLAIQRRASDIHFEPLPAGYRVRLRIDGVLHETLPAPDSLAGRLIARLKIMGKLNIAERRLPQDGQFSLRLDQYAYSLRIATLPVQGGEKVVLRVLQTQQQALELDALGLTARALQQFKRTLSLPQGLILVTGPTGSGKTFTLYSAIRWLNDVSRNICSVEDPVEIPLAGINQTAVHAQSQLDFARVLRALLRQDPDVIMIGEIRDAETAEIAVKAAQTGHLVLSTLHTNSAADTLVRLGHLGIPGYLLAAALKLVIAQRLVRRLCPHCRRLTEDAITLPDNLWQGPLRQWRATGCEHCFSGYYGRAALYELLPVTPALQQALSSSTLSGSTSWSDSGQPRPQQRETGLLSAGLSLVHEGITSLEEIYRVVGDRIE
- the mutT gene encoding 8-oxo-dGTP diphosphatase MutT — encoded protein: MMQKTLSVAVGIIRNPQQEFFIACRPAGVHMAGKWEFPGGKVEEGETPEQALVRELHEEAGIEVINPKPLDSKTFSAGERLITLYFFLVEQWRGEPYGREGQPSRWLTADELDEQEFPPANAEMIRRLKADIA
- the zapD gene encoding cell division protein ZapD, coding for MSDVSSTVLFEYPLNEKMRTWLRLEFLLQQMYDNHALKDIGVALTFFRAVAELLDILERGDARPDLLKELERQQQKLAQWGELPEADIERINTLRQKLRNLSGELIAAPRMGQGLREDKLIGMVRQRLSLPGGCCSFDLPTLHIWLHQLPEQKQRQTNIWLDSVSPLKRSLDSILELIRHAGAFREQISLNGFYQDNATDTDLLRLRIALEHQIYPQISGHKTRYAIRFLPLDSDGQTPARLAFELACC
- the coaE gene encoding dephospho-CoA kinase (Dephospho-CoA kinase (CoaE) performs the final step in coenzyme A biosynthesis.); the encoded protein is MAYIVALTGGIGSGKSTVAQGFATLGATIVDADVIARQVVAPGQPALTAIVEYFGLEILQPDGALNRSALRERIFSSPEDKRWLNALLHPLIQQETRRQLAAVTTPYALWVVPLLVENQLQGQAQRILVVDIPLETQLQRTMARDGVSRAQAQNILASQANRKQRLACADDIIDNNSNPSVLAPRIAALHQHYLMLAASATDRTTHNE
- the hofC gene encoding protein transport protein HofC, encoding MAVQKLYYWQALRNDGEFCAGERIGTSRDEIYQYLLELGYQPLRLKTGQYLTPRYWRGPQLSIIIRQLATLLQAGLPLLDALDLLGRQHEKAGWRCLLQEIRLQVAQGRALSEVFADHPTVFPAMCSSLVAVGELTGKLDDCCARLANYQENQRQLAGKVIKALRYPAFVIVVGLLVALLMLTLVLPEFAGLYASFDAPLPWLTRMMLGLSDALSRHGTLLIILPVVILLGYRQIRRQKVEWQKREQRLLLKLPLLSTLVRSHCLSQIFHTLAMTQQAGLTLPSGLSAAATLNNPVYRQSLAEIKSQLEQGIPLGQAIHDDPLLYPAPCHQLISVGEETGALDQLFARLAGWYENHTRQFADTLTQTLEPLLLVIVGGLVGTLVIAMYLPIFQLGNVLAGA